Proteins found in one Hypomesus transpacificus isolate Combined female chromosome 20, fHypTra1, whole genome shotgun sequence genomic segment:
- the esama gene encoding endothelial cell adhesion molecule a isoform X2, with amino-acid sequence MPQASVEVTQGRTVVLQAWYSPSTNMERNVILWNYVATDSKLIISYTSDSLSFGESPLKGRVGFTATMPSTNVSLYINNTRESDSGSYMCQVLFPGTGTVSGIGTTILNVKVPPAVPECSMSGKPVLKANVSLSCMSGSGKPVPVYRWQKTTPQSQYFFAPHQNEVTGVLKLTNLSSNMSGKYVCTSSNTAGEERCIINLEVITSTNSGMIAGATVGSVFGFIFIFLFLIFLLKRRRDTEEDLANDIKEDAQAPKRVSWAKSGSGSDIISKNGTLSSITSSPHQRAPYHHHPALQQYPQRPPSDTASILTTAGSTAGYRPRQASPTPAYGYSSSSAPRGEPASNGSSLARTERSTPLPQTHPQTYAQVPRPQTLPQTQPQTYAQVPRPPPLPSSVVTASNISRMGGVPIMVPAQNQAGSLV; translated from the exons ATGCCCCAGGCCAGCGTGGAGGTGACGCAGGGTAGGACGGTGGTGCTACAGGCCTGGTACAGCCCTAgcaccaacatggaaaggaacGTAATCCTCTGGAACTATGTAGCCACCGACTCCAAACTG atcATCTCCTACACGTCAGACTCGCTGAGCTTTGGGGAGTCTCCTCTTAAGGGTCGTGTTGGCTTCACAGCCACCATGCCCTCCACCAACGTGTCGCTCTACATCAACAACACGCGGGAGTCCGACTCAGGAAGCTACATGTGCCAGGTCCTCTTTCCTGGAACAGGCACCGTTAGTGGAATAGGCACCACCATCCTCAACGTCAAGG TGCCCCCTGCTGTTCCGGAGTGTTCCATGTCGGGGAAGCCTGTCCTGAAGGCTAACGTGTCTCTGAGCTGCATGTCCGGCTCTGGGAAGCCCGTCCCCGTCTACAGGTGGCAGAAAACCACGCCACAGTCCCAGTACTTCTTCGCTCCGCACCAGA ACGAGGTAACAGGCGTTCTGAAGTTGACCAACCTGAGCAGCAACATGTCTGGGAAGTACGTGTGTACCTCCAGCAACACCGCAGGGGAAGAACGCTGCATCATCAACCTGGAGGTCATCAcct CCACCAACTCAGGGATGATTGCTGGAGCCACAGTTGGCTCAGTGTTCGGCTTCATCTTCattttcctcttcctcatcttcctcctgaagagaaggagagacacggAGGAAGATCTAGCCAATGACATCAA ggaggATGCCCAGGCACCCAAGCGCGTCTCATGGGCTAAGAGTGGCTCAGGCTCTGACATCATCTCTAAGAACGGCACGCtgtcctccatcacctccagccctcaccagagggccccctaccaccaccaccccgcGCTGCAGCAGTACCCCCAGCGGCCGCCCTCCGACACCGCCTCCATCCTCACCACTGCCGGCAGCACGGCCGGCTACCGGCCCCGCCAagcctcccccacccccgcctacggctacagcagcagcagcgcccCGCGCGGTGAGCCGGCCAGTAATGGCAGCTCCCTGGCCAGAACAGAGCGCTCCACGCCCCTTCCCCAGACCCACCCCCAGACCTACGCCCAGGTGCCACGCCCCCAGACCctcccccagacccagccccagaccTACGCCCAGGTGCCACGCCCCCCGCCCCTGCCTTCCTCTGTGGTCACGGCCTCCAACATctccaggatggggggggtgcCCATCATGGTGCCGGCCCAGAACCAGGCGGGCTCTCTGGTGTAG
- the esama gene encoding endothelial cell adhesion molecule a isoform X1 gives MEMYTRKLGTLLSLTLLFAFTGVLAELQMPQASVEVTQGRTVVLQAWYSPSTNMERNVILWNYVATDSKLIISYTSDSLSFGESPLKGRVGFTATMPSTNVSLYINNTRESDSGSYMCQVLFPGTGTVSGIGTTILNVKVPPAVPECSMSGKPVLKANVSLSCMSGSGKPVPVYRWQKTTPQSQYFFAPHQNEVTGVLKLTNLSSNMSGKYVCTSSNTAGEERCIINLEVITSTNSGMIAGATVGSVFGFIFIFLFLIFLLKRRRDTEEDLANDIKEDAQAPKRVSWAKSGSGSDIISKNGTLSSITSSPHQRAPYHHHPALQQYPQRPPSDTASILTTAGSTAGYRPRQASPTPAYGYSSSSAPRGEPASNGSSLARTERSTPLPQTHPQTYAQVPRPQTLPQTQPQTYAQVPRPPPLPSSVVTASNISRMGGVPIMVPAQNQAGSLV, from the exons GCGTCCTGGCTGAGCTCCAGATGCCCCAGGCCAGCGTGGAGGTGACGCAGGGTAGGACGGTGGTGCTACAGGCCTGGTACAGCCCTAgcaccaacatggaaaggaacGTAATCCTCTGGAACTATGTAGCCACCGACTCCAAACTG atcATCTCCTACACGTCAGACTCGCTGAGCTTTGGGGAGTCTCCTCTTAAGGGTCGTGTTGGCTTCACAGCCACCATGCCCTCCACCAACGTGTCGCTCTACATCAACAACACGCGGGAGTCCGACTCAGGAAGCTACATGTGCCAGGTCCTCTTTCCTGGAACAGGCACCGTTAGTGGAATAGGCACCACCATCCTCAACGTCAAGG TGCCCCCTGCTGTTCCGGAGTGTTCCATGTCGGGGAAGCCTGTCCTGAAGGCTAACGTGTCTCTGAGCTGCATGTCCGGCTCTGGGAAGCCCGTCCCCGTCTACAGGTGGCAGAAAACCACGCCACAGTCCCAGTACTTCTTCGCTCCGCACCAGA ACGAGGTAACAGGCGTTCTGAAGTTGACCAACCTGAGCAGCAACATGTCTGGGAAGTACGTGTGTACCTCCAGCAACACCGCAGGGGAAGAACGCTGCATCATCAACCTGGAGGTCATCAcct CCACCAACTCAGGGATGATTGCTGGAGCCACAGTTGGCTCAGTGTTCGGCTTCATCTTCattttcctcttcctcatcttcctcctgaagagaaggagagacacggAGGAAGATCTAGCCAATGACATCAA ggaggATGCCCAGGCACCCAAGCGCGTCTCATGGGCTAAGAGTGGCTCAGGCTCTGACATCATCTCTAAGAACGGCACGCtgtcctccatcacctccagccctcaccagagggccccctaccaccaccaccccgcGCTGCAGCAGTACCCCCAGCGGCCGCCCTCCGACACCGCCTCCATCCTCACCACTGCCGGCAGCACGGCCGGCTACCGGCCCCGCCAagcctcccccacccccgcctacggctacagcagcagcagcgcccCGCGCGGTGAGCCGGCCAGTAATGGCAGCTCCCTGGCCAGAACAGAGCGCTCCACGCCCCTTCCCCAGACCCACCCCCAGACCTACGCCCAGGTGCCACGCCCCCAGACCctcccccagacccagccccagaccTACGCCCAGGTGCCACGCCCCCCGCCCCTGCCTTCCTCTGTGGTCACGGCCTCCAACATctccaggatggggggggtgcCCATCATGGTGCCGGCCCAGAACCAGGCGGGCTCTCTGGTGTAG
- the fez1 gene encoding fasciculation and elongation protein zeta-1 — MEAPLVCLDEEFEDLRPYRMEDQEQTSPCSSPYHDSFTTTTVPLAPPAPLTREDFSELENFSEMMSFKSMEDLVNEFDEKLNVCFHNYNTKTEVLAPVRNQAHAEEDEERLQDEDVWDALTDNYSPSSVSSWDEPNSQGINGNLSDQEIHEKEEEEMNEKNDNANCLSEEPLVTADQVIEEIVEMMENSPDPGETEEEDEEESIHSSTKTSPSLLEEIRQLALASNNNCSYEGLSLMPGPALEQLLTRVEAAICEYSEELVTQLARRDELEFEKEVKNTFITQLMEVQNRQKEQRDGGKRRRRDKGLSLQGNITVSPAPTTLGTTMPIKRFSMEGLSNILQTGIRQTFGGTGNDKQYLNTVIPYEKVSPPSVDDLQMLTNILHAMKEDSDKVPTLLTDYILKVLCPT, encoded by the exons ATGGAGGCCCCGCTCGTGTGTCTGGACGAGGAGTTTGAGGACCTGCGACCGTACAGGATGGAGGACCAGGAGCagacctccccctgctcctccccctaccATGACtccttcaccaccaccaccgtccCCCTGGCCCCGCCGGCCCCCCTCACCCGAGAGGACTTCTCTGAGCTGGAGAACTTCTCTGAGATGATGAGCTTCAAGTCCATGGAGGATCTGGTGAACGAGTTTGACGAGAAGCTCAATGTGTGTTtccacaactacaacactaAGACGGAGGTGCTGGCTCCAGTCCGGAACCAGGCCCAtgcagaggaggacgaggagaggcTGCAGGACGAGGA tgtgtgggaCGCGCTGACCGACAACTACAGCCCCTCCTCGGTGTCCAGCTGGGACGAGCCCAACTCACAGGGGATCAACGGGAACCTCTCCGACCAGGAG ATTcatgaaaaagaagaagaggagatgaaCGAGAAGAACGACAACGCCAACTGTTTGAGCGAGGAGCCACTCGTCACAGCTGACCAG GTCATTGAGGAGATAGTTGAGATGATGGAGAACTCCCCGGACcccggagagacagaggaggaggatgaggaggagagcatCCACTCTTCCACCAAGACCAGCCCCTCGCTCCTGGAGGAGATCCGGCAGCTGGCTCTGGCCTCCAACAACAACTGCTCCTACGAAG GCCTGAGCCTGATGCCGGGCCCAGCCCTGGAGCAGCTGTTGACCAGGGTGGAGGCTGCCATCTGTGAGTACTCAGAGGAGCTGGTCACCCAGCTGGCTCGCAGAGACGAGCTGGAGTTTGAGAAGGAGGTGAAGAACACCTTCATCACCCAGCTGATGGAGGTGCAGAACAGGCAGAAGGAgcagagggacggagggaagcGCAGGCGCAGGGACAAGGGTCTCAGCCTGCAGGGCAACATCACCGTCAGCCCTGCCCCCACCACACTCGGCACCACCATGCCCATAAAG CGCTTCAGTATGGAGGGTCTGTCCAACATCCTGCAGACTGGCATCAGGCAGACGTTCGGGGGCACAGGAAACGACAAGCAg TACCTGAACACTGTCATCCCCTACGAGAAggtgtctcctccctctgtggaCGACCTGCAGATGCTAACCAACA TTCTTCATGCTATGAAGGAGGACAGTGACAAGGTGCCTACTCTGTTAACTGACTACATATTAAAAG TGTTATGTCCTACCTAA
- the vps26bl gene encoding vacuolar protein sorting-associated protein 26B-like yields the protein MSFFGFGQSAEIDIVLNDAETRKKVEHKTEDGKTDKYFLFYDGETVAGKVNITLKNPGKKLEHHGIKIEFIGQIELYYDRGNHHEFVSVVKDLARTGELTQSQTFDFDFTHVEKPYESYTGQNVKLRYFLKATLSRRLNDTSKELDVVVHTLSTYPELNSSIKMEVGIEDCLHIEFEYNKSKYHVKDVIVGKIFFLLVRIKIRHMEIDIIRRETTGAGAAVYHENDTIAKYEIMDGAPVRGESIPIRLFLAGYEMTPTMKDVNKKFSVRYYLNLVLIDDEERRYFKQQEISLWRKGDIVRKSLSQQAVLAAQRYEGSSRAEEALAPDHDS from the exons ATGAGTTTCTTTGGTTTCGGCCAAAGTGCTGAAATCGACATTGTACTGAATGATGCGGAAACAAGAAAGAAAGTGGAACACAAAACCGAGGATGGGAAGACGGATAAATATTTTCTTTTCTATGATGGAGAGACGGTGGCTGGAAAGGTCAACATTACTCTCAAAAACCCCGGGAAGAAGCTCGAACACCATGGCATCAAGATCGAATTTATCGGACAGATTG AACTGTACTATGACAGAGGGAACCAccatgagtttgtgtctgtagTGAAGGACTTGGCCCGCACAGGGGAACTCACCCAATCCCAGACCTTTGACTTTGACTTCACGCATGTAGAAAAGCCTTATGAGTCGTACACTGGCCAGAATGTCAAATTACG CTATTTTTTGAAGGCAACGTTAAGCCGAAGACTGAATGACACCAGTAAAGAACTGGATGTTGTTGTGCACACGCTCAGTACCTACCCAGAACTGAACTCCTCAATCAAGATGGAAGTTGGAATCGAAGACTGTTTACACATTGAGTTTGAGTACAACAAATCAAA ATACCACGTTAAAGATGTGATTGTGGGAAAGATCTTCTTCCTGTTGGTGCGGATCAAGATCCGACACATGGAAATAGACATCATCCGGCGTGAAACGACAGGAGCGGGCGCGGCCGTGTACCACGAGAACGACACCATCGCCAAGTACGAGATCATGGACGGAGCTCCGGTGAGAG GAGAGTCGATTCCCATCAGGCTGTTCCTGGCAGGCTACGAGATGACGCCCACCATGAAGGACGTGAATAAGAAGTTCTCCGTGCGCTATTACCTCAACCTGGTCCTGATCGACGACGAGGAGCGCCGCTACTTCAAACAGCAG GAGATCTCTCTGTGGAGGAAGGGCGACATCGTGAGGAAGAGTCTGTCTCAGCAGGCGGTCCTGGCTGCCCAGCGCTACGAGGGTTCCtccagagcagaggaggccctGGCTCCTGACCATGACAGCTGA